Proteins encoded together in one Acidobacteriota bacterium window:
- a CDS encoding GntR family transcriptional regulator, giving the protein MLITIDPAEARPIYLQIMDEIRRALVLGTLQADEPLPSVRQLAAELRINPNTVQQAYRELEREGVVYVRRGRGTFAAAQEEREEEHRLGLLSAVAGRALLDAHRHGLNADELIEAIRQEARDFNPGDPT; this is encoded by the coding sequence ATGTTGATCACCATCGATCCCGCCGAGGCCCGGCCCATCTATCTCCAGATCATGGACGAGATCCGTCGAGCGCTGGTCCTGGGCACCTTGCAGGCGGACGAGCCGCTGCCCTCGGTCCGCCAACTCGCCGCCGAGCTGCGGATCAATCCCAACACCGTGCAACAGGCCTACCGCGAGCTCGAGCGCGAGGGCGTGGTCTACGTGCGCCGCGGCCGAGGCACCTTCGCCGCTGCGCAGGAAGAACGGGAAGAAGAGCACCGCCTCGGCCTTCTTTCCGCCGTCGCCGGACGCGCCCTCCTCGACGCCCACCGCCACGGATTGAACGCCGATGAGCTCATCGAGGCCATCCGACAGGAAGCCCGAGACTTCAACCCAGGAGACCCGACATGA
- a CDS encoding ABC transporter ATP-binding protein, whose amino-acid sequence MLSIRELVKIYPGPVAALQGIHLDVPTGMFGLLGPNGAGKTTLMRILAGLLEPTSGSASLDGEDILDDPSKVWRRLGYLPQDFGFYPHLSGEKMLAHLLELKGIEAADGNRKKLVADLLERVNLTAAAGRKVSTYSGGMRQRLGIAQAIAGNPRLIIVDEPTAGLDPEERLRFYRLLAELAEDRIVLLSTHIVEDVAVLCPQLAVIRKGRLLTSTRPAEARAAVAGRVFEAMVDRGDLEEVHRRYQVTQSILFEGRHKVRIFQPDGVAPLGFSAVQANLEDAYLVLMQDPAGRLPSVPGDAGGPAEEASKGEPTAVSNPEVTASEEEPVPAEVRS is encoded by the coding sequence ATGCTGAGTATTCGCGAGCTTGTCAAGATCTATCCCGGCCCGGTGGCGGCCCTGCAGGGCATTCACCTCGACGTTCCCACCGGCATGTTCGGGCTGTTGGGGCCCAACGGTGCCGGCAAGACCACCCTCATGCGCATTCTCGCCGGGCTCTTGGAGCCCACCTCCGGTAGCGCCAGTCTCGACGGCGAGGACATCCTGGATGATCCGTCCAAGGTCTGGCGGCGCCTCGGCTATCTGCCTCAGGACTTCGGTTTCTATCCCCACCTCAGCGGCGAGAAGATGCTCGCCCACCTCCTCGAGCTCAAGGGCATCGAGGCAGCGGACGGCAATCGCAAGAAGCTGGTGGCGGACCTGCTGGAGCGGGTCAACCTCACCGCCGCCGCCGGCCGCAAGGTCTCCACCTACTCCGGTGGCATGCGCCAACGCCTCGGCATCGCCCAGGCCATCGCCGGCAACCCGCGACTGATCATCGTCGACGAGCCCACCGCCGGCCTCGATCCGGAGGAGCGGCTGCGCTTCTACCGGCTGCTGGCGGAGCTGGCGGAGGACCGCATCGTGCTCCTCTCCACCCACATCGTGGAGGACGTGGCGGTGCTCTGCCCGCAGTTGGCGGTGATCCGCAAGGGCCGGCTCCTCACCTCCACCCGCCCGGCGGAGGCGCGGGCGGCGGTGGCCGGCCGGGTCTTCGAAGCGATGGTGGACCGCGGTGATCTGGAGGAGGTCCACCGGCGCTACCAGGTGACCCAGAGCATCCTCTTCGAAGGCCGCCACAAGGTGCGCATCTTCCAGCCCGACGGCGTCGCCCCGCTGGGATTCTCCGCGGTGCAGGCGAACCTCGAGGACGCCTACCTGGTGCTGATGCAGGATCCCGCCGGCCGCCTGCCGAGCGTCCCCGGGGATGCTGGCGGCCCTGCCGAGGAAGCATCGAAGGGCGAGCCCACCGCCGTCTCGAATCCCGAGGTGACGGCCTCCGAGGAGGAACCTGTCCCCGCCGAGGTGCGCTCATGA
- a CDS encoding ABC transporter ATP-binding protein, whose amino-acid sequence MIAQALLDAFPDRDLAVETRGLSRRFGRQTALDGLDLSVPEGAFYLLVGPNGAGKTTTLRCLLDLLPPDSGSRQVCGLPVPEQGPAARSLIGYVADAPEFGYPKLPVARLLSFHARHFETWDAAYAERLIQALDAPTEQKFGKLSKGQARRVQLVMALAHRPALLLLDEPTDGLDPLARDRFLGLLAEHLAEHPTTVVVSTHLPYEVEGLADHLGVLQGGRLLAQLQRQRLEERLHTFRLQLPESWQPPAETETALLRREGRGREVAWTLWGDAESLRRTLAGSGATVRSLDRPTLDQACRILLGLESSGLQTTHPRGESS is encoded by the coding sequence ATGATCGCCCAAGCCCTCCTCGATGCCTTCCCGGACCGCGACCTCGCCGTCGAGACCCGGGGCCTGAGCCGCCGGTTCGGCCGCCAGACCGCCCTCGATGGCCTCGACCTCAGCGTCCCCGAGGGAGCCTTTTACCTGCTGGTGGGGCCCAACGGCGCCGGCAAGACCACGACCCTCCGGTGTCTCTTGGATCTGCTGCCGCCGGACTCCGGCAGCCGCCAGGTCTGCGGCCTCCCCGTCCCCGAGCAAGGCCCGGCGGCCCGGTCCCTCATCGGCTATGTCGCCGACGCTCCGGAATTCGGCTATCCCAAGCTGCCGGTGGCCCGGCTGCTGAGCTTTCACGCCCGCCACTTCGAAACCTGGGATGCCGCCTACGCGGAACGCCTGATCCAGGCTCTGGACGCTCCCACGGAGCAGAAGTTCGGCAAGCTTTCCAAGGGTCAGGCGCGACGGGTGCAGCTGGTGATGGCGCTGGCCCACCGGCCGGCCCTGCTGCTCCTGGACGAGCCCACCGACGGCCTCGACCCCCTGGCTCGGGACCGCTTCCTGGGACTCCTCGCCGAGCACCTGGCGGAGCACCCCACCACGGTGGTGGTCTCCACCCACCTGCCCTACGAGGTGGAAGGCCTCGCCGATCACTTGGGAGTGCTCCAGGGTGGGCGTCTGCTGGCCCAGCTCCAAAGGCAGCGGCTGGAGGAGCGCCTCCACACCTTCCGGCTCCAGCTCCCCGAAAGCTGGCAACCGCCGGCGGAGACCGAGACCGCTCTGCTGCGCCGGGAAGGCCGGGGGCGAGAGGTCGCCTGGACCCTGTGGGGCGACGCCGAGTCCTTGCGCCGCACTCTCGCCGGCTCCGGCGCCACCGTGCGCTCCCTCGACCGTCCGACCCTCGATCAGGCCTGCCGCATCTTGCTGGGCCTCGAGAGCTCCGGACTCCAGACCACCCACCCACGAGGAGAATCGTCATGA